The Ralstonia insidiosa genome contains a region encoding:
- a CDS encoding porin: MNKTMIAALVLGATSLPAAAQSTGGVTLYGLIDTTIRYSTHENAAGNSNLQMMDGVLTGSRWGLRGTEDLGGGTKAIFILESGFFPDTGGSQQGGRLFGRTAVVGLEGDYGKLYLGRQYTLAHEVLSSYEAMAFANNSIVGYQGGNYTGLRYDNTVKYIKSFGGLQLAGAWTFGEAAGSFSKSSAGAGSIVYSMGSAEVGAVYQVTRDVSSAFFGAVPAALASKQTVWGFGGKLDTSIATWYLGYTNSRLDVADYKNQAAYVGAKVPISGALSFIGTMQYDWMKHLDASGKRLTSAGMLDYAFSKRTDVYAEVDYTRLQGAWIALNSAAAFNNSGNTYGNNSRLGVMLGVRHKF; this comes from the coding sequence ATGAACAAGACAATGATCGCCGCACTGGTACTCGGAGCCACGAGCCTGCCGGCAGCGGCGCAATCCACCGGAGGTGTCACGCTCTATGGGCTGATCGACACCACCATCCGCTACAGCACGCATGAGAATGCGGCGGGCAACAGCAATCTGCAGATGATGGACGGCGTGCTGACCGGCAGCCGCTGGGGTTTGCGCGGCACGGAGGATCTGGGTGGCGGCACCAAGGCCATATTCATCCTCGAATCGGGGTTCTTTCCCGATACCGGTGGTAGTCAGCAGGGCGGCCGGCTGTTTGGGCGCACCGCGGTCGTCGGCCTGGAGGGCGACTACGGCAAGCTTTACCTCGGCCGACAGTACACGCTGGCGCATGAGGTGCTGTCTTCGTATGAAGCGATGGCGTTTGCCAACAACTCCATCGTCGGCTATCAGGGCGGCAACTACACCGGCTTGCGTTACGACAACACGGTCAAGTACATCAAGTCATTCGGTGGCTTGCAGCTGGCCGGCGCGTGGACCTTTGGCGAGGCCGCCGGCAGCTTCAGCAAGAGTTCGGCCGGTGCAGGCTCGATCGTCTACAGCATGGGGTCGGCGGAAGTAGGCGCGGTGTACCAGGTCACGCGCGATGTGTCTTCGGCGTTCTTCGGCGCGGTGCCGGCGGCGCTGGCCAGCAAGCAGACGGTCTGGGGTTTTGGCGGCAAGCTCGATACCTCGATCGCCACGTGGTACCTGGGCTACACAAACAGCCGCCTCGACGTGGCTGATTACAAGAACCAGGCCGCCTATGTTGGCGCGAAGGTGCCAATCTCCGGCGCGTTGAGCTTCATCGGCACCATGCAGTACGACTGGATGAAGCATCTTGATGCCAGCGGCAAGCGCCTGACCTCCGCCGGCATGCTCGATTACGCCTTTAGCAAGCGCACCGACGTGTATGCGGAAGTGGACTACACGCGTCTGCAAGGTGCCTGGATTGCGCTGAATAGCGCTGCCGCGTTCAACAACTCGGGCAATACCTACGGCAACAACTCGCGGCTGGGTGTGATGCTGGGGGTGCGTCACAAGTTCTGA
- a CDS encoding cytochrome ubiquinol oxidase subunit I produces the protein MEIFDALHLARLQFAFTVSFHIVFPAISIGMASFLAVLEWRWLLTGDQAYKDMFLFWSKIFAIGFGMGVVSGVVMAYEFGTNWSGFSQVAGNITGPLLHYEVLTAFFLEAGFLGIVLFGWERVSPRAHFFATLMVALGTLISTFWILASNSFMQTPQGFAIENGRIVPVDWLKVVFNPSFPYRLAHMTIAAFIVAGFMVAACGAWHLLRGRRDVPVKRSFSMALWLLLLLAPIQIFIGDAHGLNTREYQPAKIAAIEGLWDTEKGGTALNLFGLPDMDSEVTRYAVQVPHLGSLILTHSWDGEIRGLKEFPKEERPYSPIVFWSFRIMAGLGMLMLLTAVLGLLLRKGGRLYEARWFQRFVLCMGPSGLVALLAGWVTTEVGRQPWTVYGVLRTADSVSPVSAQLAGVSLLIFVIVYFAVFGMGVYYMLKLMRRGPVAQADAHSTARKHPELHNRALDALQGE, from the coding sequence ATGGAAATCTTCGATGCACTTCATCTCGCAAGATTGCAGTTTGCGTTCACGGTGTCCTTCCATATCGTCTTTCCAGCCATCAGCATCGGCATGGCCAGCTTTCTGGCGGTACTGGAATGGCGCTGGCTACTGACGGGAGACCAGGCCTACAAGGACATGTTCCTGTTCTGGTCGAAGATCTTCGCCATCGGCTTTGGCATGGGGGTGGTGTCGGGCGTGGTGATGGCCTACGAGTTCGGTACCAACTGGAGCGGGTTCTCGCAGGTGGCGGGCAACATCACGGGGCCGCTGTTGCACTACGAAGTGCTGACCGCATTCTTCCTGGAGGCGGGGTTTCTCGGCATCGTGCTGTTTGGCTGGGAGCGCGTCAGCCCGCGTGCGCACTTCTTTGCCACGCTGATGGTGGCACTGGGCACGTTGATCTCCACCTTCTGGATTCTGGCCTCGAACAGCTTCATGCAGACACCGCAGGGGTTCGCCATCGAGAACGGCCGCATCGTGCCGGTCGACTGGCTGAAGGTGGTGTTCAACCCGTCGTTCCCGTATCGACTGGCGCATATGACGATTGCCGCGTTTATCGTGGCGGGCTTCATGGTGGCGGCATGCGGTGCGTGGCACTTGCTGCGCGGGCGGCGTGACGTGCCAGTCAAGCGCAGCTTCTCCATGGCGCTCTGGCTGCTGTTGCTGCTCGCGCCCATCCAGATCTTTATCGGTGACGCGCACGGCCTGAACACGCGCGAGTATCAGCCCGCCAAGATCGCTGCCATCGAAGGCCTATGGGACACCGAAAAGGGCGGCACCGCGCTCAACCTGTTCGGCTTGCCTGACATGGACTCCGAGGTGACCCGCTATGCGGTGCAGGTGCCGCACCTGGGTAGCCTGATCCTGACGCATAGCTGGGATGGCGAGATTCGTGGCCTGAAGGAATTCCCGAAGGAAGAGCGGCCGTATTCGCCCATCGTTTTCTGGTCGTTCCGGATCATGGCCGGGCTGGGCATGCTGATGCTGCTCACAGCGGTGCTGGGCCTGCTGCTGCGAAAGGGCGGGCGGCTGTACGAAGCCCGCTGGTTCCAGCGCTTCGTGCTCTGTATGGGCCCATCCGGCCTGGTGGCGTTGCTCGCAGGGTGGGTGACGACCGAGGTTGGCCGGCAGCCGTGGACGGTCTACGGCGTGCTGCGTACGGCGGACTCCGTCTCGCCTGTCAGCGCGCAGCTTGCCGGGGTGTCGCTGTTGATCTTTGTGATCGTCTACTTCGCGGTGTTTGGCATGGGCGTGTATTACATGCTCAAGCTCATGCGGCGCGGGCCGGTGGCGCAGGCCGACGCGCACAGCACTGCGCGCAAGCATCCGGAATTGCACAACCGCGCCTTGGACGCGCTGCAAGGGGAGTAA
- the fdhD gene encoding formate dehydrogenase accessory sulfurtransferase FdhD — translation MQPCFTPTDHAGSVSCTVTRYRNGAPTSTADQVVEELPVALVFNGISHAVMMATPIDLEAFALGFALSEGIVERATDVFDIEAELRPDSAEVQLTIAQQAFMALKDKRRTLTGRSGCGVCGIESIALLDLHPACLDHAGTANDIGAAAIERAARELPAHQVLMHETGGIHAAAWCSRNGEVLSVFEDVGRHNALDKLIGQLARLKIDTRAGFVFLSSRASYELVRKAARVGIPMVATISAPTSLAINIAQQAGIRLLGFCRENGFVEYTAPITESASTLAPAMACGPSR, via the coding sequence ATGCAGCCATGCTTCACGCCCACCGACCACGCCGGCAGCGTGTCCTGCACGGTCACGCGCTACCGGAACGGCGCCCCAACATCAACCGCCGATCAGGTGGTCGAGGAGTTGCCGGTCGCGCTGGTCTTCAACGGGATCTCGCATGCGGTGATGATGGCCACGCCCATCGACCTGGAAGCGTTTGCGCTGGGCTTTGCGCTCAGCGAAGGCATTGTCGAACGCGCGACTGACGTCTTCGACATCGAAGCCGAACTCCGGCCAGACAGTGCCGAGGTACAGCTGACAATCGCGCAGCAGGCGTTCATGGCGCTCAAAGACAAGCGCCGCACGCTGACCGGCCGCTCCGGATGCGGCGTTTGCGGTATCGAAAGCATCGCACTGCTCGATCTGCACCCTGCGTGCCTCGACCACGCGGGTACCGCAAACGATATCGGCGCGGCAGCCATCGAGCGTGCCGCGCGCGAACTGCCCGCGCACCAGGTGCTGATGCATGAGACCGGCGGTATCCATGCCGCGGCATGGTGCTCCCGTAACGGTGAAGTGCTCAGCGTCTTTGAAGACGTAGGCCGCCACAACGCACTCGACAAGCTGATCGGCCAGCTCGCCCGCCTGAAGATCGATACGCGTGCCGGCTTCGTGTTCCTGTCGAGCCGTGCCAGCTATGAACTGGTGCGCAAGGCCGCCCGTGTGGGCATTCCGATGGTCGCGACAATCTCTGCCCCCACTTCGCTCGCCATCAACATTGCACAGCAAGCGGGCATCCGGCTACTTGGCTTCTGCCGTGAGAACGGCTTCGTCGAATACACGGCGCCCATCACCGAATCCGCTTCCACCTTAGCGCCCGCAATGGCCTGCGGTCCTTCCCGCTAG
- the moaD gene encoding molybdopterin converting factor subunit 1 — MKLNIRYFASIREQLGITQETIDIDVPELSIDALRSTLAARHAQTAEALRTGRAVRAAVNQETVDGAFIVREDCEVAFFPPVTGG; from the coding sequence ATGAAACTCAACATCCGATATTTCGCCAGCATTCGCGAGCAGTTGGGCATCACGCAGGAAACCATCGACATCGACGTGCCCGAACTGAGCATCGACGCACTGCGCTCCACCCTGGCCGCGAGGCATGCGCAAACCGCCGAAGCGTTGCGCACCGGTCGGGCGGTGCGGGCTGCCGTCAATCAGGAGACCGTCGACGGCGCGTTCATCGTGCGCGAGGACTGCGAAGTTGCGTTCTTCCCGCCCGTTACCGGTGGCTGA
- a CDS encoding IclR family transcriptional regulator domain-containing protein: protein MKKEPLDRRDWIAGLEKGLAILEAFDHEHPRLTPTQAAELTGLTRTAARRYLLTLEHLGYLTSEGTLFSLTPRVLKVGWSYFDSARLPRTVQPFLQQVTAAVGEVAYLSVLDDWELVFISRTSTSRVMSTGFVLGARVPAPLASAGVMMLAAQPEQAVKAWLETCVLTPYTPYTILQRERLLDEIRKASRQDYAVVEQQLQIGVRGVAVPLRDRQGNVIAALSVNMQVGEETTEQALQRVLQVLQDTALSIMRVL, encoded by the coding sequence ATGAAGAAAGAACCGCTCGATCGGCGCGACTGGATCGCCGGGCTGGAGAAAGGGCTTGCCATCCTTGAGGCGTTCGACCACGAGCATCCACGCCTGACCCCCACGCAGGCGGCCGAGCTGACCGGGCTGACGCGCACGGCCGCGCGCCGCTACCTGCTGACCCTGGAGCACCTCGGTTACCTCACCAGCGAAGGCACGCTCTTCAGCCTGACGCCGCGCGTGCTGAAGGTGGGGTGGTCTTACTTTGACTCGGCCCGCTTGCCCCGCACGGTGCAGCCCTTCCTGCAGCAGGTGACGGCAGCCGTTGGTGAGGTGGCGTACCTGAGCGTGCTCGACGACTGGGAGCTGGTGTTCATCTCGCGCACCAGCACGAGCCGCGTGATGAGCACGGGCTTCGTGCTAGGGGCACGTGTGCCAGCGCCGCTTGCATCCGCCGGGGTGATGATGCTGGCCGCGCAGCCCGAGCAGGCCGTCAAGGCATGGCTGGAGACCTGCGTGCTGACACCCTATACGCCGTACACGATCCTGCAGCGCGAACGGCTGCTCGATGAAATTCGCAAGGCCAGTCGACAGGATTACGCCGTGGTCGAGCAGCAATTGCAGATCGGCGTGCGCGGCGTGGCGGTGCCGCTGCGCGATCGCCAAGGCAACGTGATTGCCGCGTTGAGCGTGAACATGCAAGTCGGCGAAGAGACCACGGAGCAGGCCTTGCAGCGCGTGCTGCAGGTGCTGCAGGACACCGCGCTGTCGATCATGCGGGTGTTGTAG
- a CDS encoding bestrophin family protein, protein MIVRPRENWFRMLFVWNGSVLQSIIPQLMFMAVFSSLAVITQGRILGEKIPLNTTPFTLFGLALAIFLSFRNNASYARFDEARHLWGNLLIASRALTSQVLCYLPEHVSQADRIRVANTVIAFVYALKHQLRKTDPTADLTRLLGAEQAQALQHKCYRPAALLNDIRSRLVRLQGEAPTSDTTRWMLDAQLNDMGKTLGGCERIASTPIPFAYSVLLHRTAYAYCMLLPFGLVDSTEFFTPLLCVFISYTLIALEAIANEVAEPFGIAPNALPLDAITRTIERSVLELCDCEIPPEVVPQRRYLLT, encoded by the coding sequence ATGATTGTGCGACCACGGGAGAACTGGTTTCGCATGCTGTTCGTCTGGAACGGCTCGGTGCTGCAATCCATCATTCCGCAGCTGATGTTCATGGCGGTGTTCAGCAGCTTGGCGGTGATTACGCAGGGCCGCATCCTGGGCGAGAAGATTCCGCTCAATACGACGCCCTTCACGCTGTTCGGCCTCGCCTTGGCAATCTTCCTGTCGTTCCGGAATAACGCCAGCTACGCACGCTTTGATGAGGCGCGGCACCTGTGGGGCAACCTGCTGATCGCGTCCCGCGCGCTGACTTCGCAGGTGCTGTGCTACCTGCCGGAGCACGTGAGTCAGGCTGACCGTATCAGGGTGGCCAACACCGTGATTGCGTTTGTCTATGCGCTCAAGCATCAGCTGCGCAAGACGGACCCGACGGCAGATCTAACGCGCCTGCTCGGTGCAGAACAGGCGCAAGCGCTGCAACACAAGTGCTACCGGCCAGCGGCGCTCCTCAATGACATCCGAAGCCGCCTGGTCCGTTTGCAAGGCGAGGCGCCGACTTCGGACACGACACGCTGGATGCTGGATGCGCAGCTCAACGACATGGGCAAGACGCTCGGCGGCTGCGAGCGGATTGCGTCCACGCCCATCCCATTCGCCTACAGCGTGTTGTTGCACCGCACGGCCTATGCGTACTGCATGTTGCTGCCGTTTGGCCTGGTGGATTCCACGGAGTTCTTCACGCCGCTGTTGTGTGTGTTCATCTCGTACACGCTGATTGCACTGGAGGCGATTGCCAATGAAGTTGCCGAGCCGTTTGGCATTGCACCGAATGCGTTGCCGCTCGATGCCATTACGCGCACGATCGAGCGGTCCGTCCTGGAGCTATGTGATTGCGAGATTCCGCCCGAAGTTGTGCCGCAGCGCCGGTATCTGCTGACCTAG
- a CDS encoding bifunctional sugar phosphate isomerase/epimerase/4-hydroxyphenylpyruvate dioxygenase family protein, with product MNPLRPGPRPKCIATVCLSGTLPEKLEAAAAAGFDGIEIFESDLLNFDGSPARVRQMAADLGLAIMLYQPFRDFEAMPRDLLARNLARAQRKFDVMAELGVETVLVCSNVQDIAIDDPARAADDLRQMAEAAAQRGLRVGYEALAWGRHTRRWRQAWQIVQQADHSALGLILDSFHTLSLGDTLDGIQDVPADKLFFVQFADAPKLSMDVLSWSRHHRNFPGQGDLPVAAFACDLLAAGYAGPLSLEVFNDEFRSAPARLTALDGMRSLIWLESEAGGVALPEPARFVGVDFLEFAVDATAGRELEARLRALGFGLAGHHRSKAVDLYRQGGVNVILNMEQDSAASEHFQLHGPSVCAIGLKVDDAERAMTRARALCCQEWRGPVGPSERSIPALRAPDGTLLYLIDDRHAERSIYESDFILQPEAQSDATGLASIDHVAQALPAHRLDSFVLFYRAVFGMQAEAVQEIADPYGLVKSRAMVSPDRNLRIPLNVSESGHTATGRFIAAYAGSGVHHIAFRTDRLFDTVEAIDRSVARMLHVPENYYDDVAARLGLDDTLLTRLHDDGLLYDRDPHGDFLHVYTEPFRERFFFELVQRDGYLGYGAANAAVRMAVQAQMSRTGATAADR from the coding sequence ATGAATCCGCTTCGCCCGGGCCCCCGCCCCAAATGCATCGCCACCGTGTGCCTGTCTGGCACGTTGCCCGAGAAACTGGAAGCGGCTGCTGCTGCCGGGTTTGACGGCATCGAGATCTTTGAGAGCGACCTGCTGAATTTCGACGGCTCGCCGGCGCGCGTACGGCAGATGGCGGCAGACCTGGGGCTGGCGATCATGCTGTACCAGCCGTTTCGCGATTTCGAGGCGATGCCGCGCGATCTGCTCGCCCGCAATCTGGCGCGTGCCCAGCGCAAGTTCGACGTGATGGCCGAACTGGGTGTCGAGACGGTGCTGGTGTGCAGCAACGTGCAGGACATCGCGATCGATGACCCCGCGCGTGCGGCGGACGATCTGCGCCAGATGGCCGAAGCTGCTGCGCAACGCGGGCTGCGCGTGGGTTACGAGGCGCTCGCCTGGGGCCGGCACACCCGGCGTTGGCGTCAGGCATGGCAGATCGTGCAGCAGGCCGACCACTCCGCGCTCGGGCTGATCCTGGACAGCTTCCATACGCTGTCGCTGGGTGACACGTTGGATGGCATCCAAGACGTGCCTGCGGACAAGCTCTTCTTCGTGCAGTTTGCGGATGCGCCCAAGCTGTCGATGGACGTGCTGTCCTGGAGCCGGCATCACCGCAATTTCCCTGGGCAGGGCGATCTGCCTGTCGCGGCGTTTGCGTGCGATCTGCTTGCCGCCGGTTATGCGGGGCCACTGTCGCTGGAGGTCTTCAATGACGAGTTTCGCTCCGCCCCTGCGCGCTTGACGGCCCTGGACGGGATGCGTTCCCTGATCTGGCTGGAGTCGGAAGCCGGTGGCGTTGCGCTGCCTGAGCCCGCCCGTTTTGTCGGCGTGGATTTCCTGGAGTTTGCCGTGGATGCCACTGCCGGGCGGGAGCTGGAGGCGCGCCTGCGTGCGTTGGGATTTGGTCTTGCGGGCCACCATCGCTCCAAGGCGGTGGATCTGTACCGGCAGGGCGGCGTGAATGTGATCCTGAACATGGAGCAGGACAGTGCAGCGTCGGAACACTTCCAACTGCATGGGCCATCCGTCTGCGCGATCGGCCTGAAGGTGGACGATGCCGAGCGCGCAATGACACGCGCCCGCGCGTTGTGTTGCCAGGAGTGGCGTGGGCCGGTGGGGCCGAGCGAGCGCAGCATTCCTGCGTTGCGCGCACCGGATGGCACGTTGCTCTATCTGATCGATGACCGCCACGCCGAGCGCAGTATCTACGAGAGCGATTTCATTCTGCAGCCCGAAGCGCAGTCCGATGCAACCGGATTGGCCTCGATCGACCACGTTGCGCAGGCGCTGCCCGCGCATCGGCTCGACAGCTTTGTGTTGTTCTATCGCGCCGTTTTCGGCATGCAGGCCGAAGCGGTGCAGGAAATTGCCGACCCCTACGGCTTGGTGAAAAGCCGGGCGATGGTGAGCCCGGACCGCAACCTGCGGATTCCGCTCAACGTGTCGGAAAGCGGGCACACGGCAACCGGCCGCTTCATTGCCGCGTATGCGGGCTCGGGCGTGCATCACATTGCCTTCCGTACGGACCGGCTGTTCGACACCGTTGAGGCTATCGACCGCAGCGTGGCCCGCATGCTGCACGTGCCCGAGAACTACTACGACGACGTGGCCGCCAGGCTCGGCCTGGACGACACGCTGCTCACGCGCCTGCATGACGACGGGTTGCTCTACGACCGCGATCCCCACGGCGATTTCCTGCACGTCTACACCGAGCCCTTCCGCGAGCGCTTCTTCTTCGAGCTCGTCCAGCGCGACGGCTACCTGGGCTATGGCGCCGCAAACGCGGCTGTGCGCATGGCCGTGCAAGCGCAGATGAGCCGCACCGGCGCGACAGCGGCTGACCGCTAA
- a CDS encoding PLP-dependent aminotransferase family protein, translated as MKLYEKFADDLERLIRQGVYHHGDRIPSVRQASQQHRISITTVLHAYLLLESRGLLESRPQSGYFVNLQRGNGELHMRELQPSKPMAISSSVDVSRLVLSTLRSIGTNDAIPLGSPYPDPALFPFEKLNRYAYTAGREKGLWGVTGALPPGHPRLVRQIARRYLENGLSVDPNEIIVTVGATEAINLCLQAVAKPGDVIAVESPTFYAMLHAIERMGMKAIEVATHPEYGIDIAALAAIVKSQPIAACMVMPNFQNPLGFQMPDERKRELVEFLTRADIPVIENGVYNELYYGNAHPSSLKSYDKKGLVLHCSSFSKSLTAAYRIGWALPGRYRDQVEKLKFLNTLTTPSIPQLAIAEFLEHDGYEHHLRRVRKAYAQQANLMRAMVSRFFPAGTRMSSPAGGYVLWVELPPKVDAMRLYQLALERGITIGPGYMFSISDTYRNYIRLNYSSTWSSEIEQAVITVGKLVAMCDR; from the coding sequence ATGAAGCTCTACGAGAAGTTTGCGGACGACCTCGAGCGCCTCATCCGGCAGGGCGTCTACCACCACGGAGACCGCATCCCATCGGTGCGCCAGGCCAGCCAGCAGCACCGCATCAGCATCACCACTGTGCTGCACGCGTATCTGCTGCTGGAGAGCCGTGGGCTGCTGGAGAGCCGCCCGCAGTCGGGCTACTTCGTCAACCTGCAGCGCGGCAATGGCGAGCTGCATATGCGCGAACTGCAGCCGTCCAAGCCGATGGCGATCTCATCGTCGGTGGACGTGAGCCGGCTGGTGCTTTCGACCCTGCGCTCGATTGGTACCAACGATGCGATACCGCTTGGCTCACCGTATCCGGACCCTGCGCTGTTCCCGTTTGAGAAGCTCAACCGCTACGCTTACACCGCAGGCCGCGAGAAGGGGCTGTGGGGCGTGACGGGCGCACTGCCGCCCGGTCATCCCCGGCTGGTGCGCCAGATTGCGCGCCGCTACCTGGAGAACGGCCTGTCGGTCGACCCCAACGAGATCATCGTCACCGTGGGCGCAACGGAGGCCATCAACCTCTGCCTGCAGGCCGTCGCCAAGCCCGGCGATGTGATTGCGGTGGAGTCGCCCACGTTCTACGCCATGCTCCACGCGATCGAGCGGATGGGCATGAAAGCCATCGAGGTGGCGACGCACCCCGAATACGGCATCGACATTGCCGCGCTGGCCGCGATTGTGAAGTCGCAGCCGATTGCGGCGTGCATGGTGATGCCCAATTTTCAGAACCCGCTGGGTTTCCAGATGCCAGACGAGCGCAAGCGCGAGCTGGTTGAGTTCCTCACGCGGGCGGATATTCCCGTGATCGAGAACGGCGTCTACAACGAGCTGTACTACGGCAACGCGCACCCGAGCAGCCTGAAGTCGTACGACAAAAAGGGGCTGGTGCTGCATTGCTCGTCGTTCTCGAAGAGCCTGACGGCCGCGTACCGGATCGGCTGGGCGCTGCCGGGCCGGTATCGCGATCAGGTGGAGAAGCTCAAGTTTCTGAACACGCTGACCACGCCGTCGATCCCGCAATTGGCCATCGCGGAGTTCCTGGAGCACGACGGCTACGAGCACCACCTGCGACGGGTCCGCAAGGCCTACGCGCAACAGGCCAACCTGATGCGGGCGATGGTCTCGCGGTTCTTTCCGGCGGGCACGCGCATGTCAAGCCCGGCAGGAGGCTACGTGCTGTGGGTAGAGCTGCCGCCCAAGGTGGATGCGATGCGCTTGTATCAACTCGCGCTCGAACGTGGCATCACGATTGGGCCGGGTTACATGTTCTCGATTTCGGACACCTACCGGAATTACATCCGGCTCAACTACAGCAGTACGTGGTCGAGCGAGATCGAGCAGGCCGTCATTACCGTCGGCAAGCTGGTCGCGATGTGCGACCGCTGA
- the cydB gene encoding cytochrome d ubiquinol oxidase subunit II, with product MQIDLPVIWAGIIGFGVFLYVMLDGFDLGIGLLFPFFESKAHRQVMMNTVAPVWDGNETFLVLGGAGLYGAFPVVYSTLLPANYLPLILMVVGLIFRGAAFELRGKARRTQNLWDLAFICGSALAAFCQGIVLGSLLQGIKIADGRFVGGAFDWLSPFSLFCGFGVMFTYAMLGCGWLIMKTEGRLQHEMRLLMRPLTGVLLGIMAVISLWTVIGLPAVAHRWFGSGNLGWFLPVPILVVACVWGIFSASRRAHHHATPFLLALALVFLGYTGLVISIWPNIVPPSLTIWQASSSHSSQLFALVGTVIVLPIILVYNAMQYRVFRGKVREGDPGYHH from the coding sequence ATGCAAATCGATCTGCCGGTCATCTGGGCCGGAATCATCGGGTTCGGCGTGTTCCTGTACGTCATGCTGGACGGCTTCGACCTGGGCATCGGCCTGCTGTTTCCGTTCTTTGAGTCCAAGGCGCACCGGCAAGTGATGATGAACACGGTCGCGCCTGTGTGGGACGGCAACGAGACGTTTCTCGTGCTGGGCGGCGCGGGGCTGTATGGGGCGTTTCCGGTGGTGTACTCAACGCTGCTGCCGGCCAACTACCTGCCGCTGATCCTGATGGTGGTGGGGCTGATCTTTCGCGGTGCGGCGTTCGAGTTGCGTGGCAAGGCACGCCGCACGCAGAACCTGTGGGATCTCGCATTCATCTGCGGTTCCGCCCTGGCGGCGTTCTGCCAGGGCATCGTGCTGGGCTCGCTGCTGCAGGGGATCAAGATTGCCGATGGACGGTTTGTTGGCGGTGCATTTGATTGGCTGTCGCCGTTCAGCCTGTTCTGCGGGTTCGGTGTGATGTTCACCTACGCCATGCTCGGCTGTGGCTGGCTCATCATGAAGACGGAAGGCAGGCTCCAGCACGAGATGCGCTTGCTGATGCGGCCGCTCACGGGTGTCTTGCTCGGCATCATGGCGGTCATCAGCCTGTGGACGGTGATCGGGCTGCCTGCGGTTGCGCATCGCTGGTTCGGCAGCGGCAATCTCGGCTGGTTTTTGCCGGTGCCCATTCTAGTGGTGGCCTGTGTCTGGGGCATTTTCAGCGCCAGCCGGCGCGCGCATCATCACGCAACGCCATTCCTGCTGGCGCTCGCGCTGGTCTTCCTGGGCTATACGGGGCTGGTCATCAGTATCTGGCCGAACATCGTGCCGCCGTCGTTGACGATCTGGCAGGCGTCGTCCAGCCATTCCAGCCAACTCTTCGCGCTGGTCGGTACCGTCATCGTGCTGCCCATCATCCTCGTCTACAACGCGATGCAGTACCGCGTGTTCCGGGGGAAGGTGCGCGAGGGGGATCCGGGCTACCACCACTGA
- a CDS encoding molybdenum cofactor biosynthesis protein MoaE has product MTPASDHPPAQSDVQASTDTPDIENTAFQPEGRQLNIAAGFEVRLQRVPIDIQAELEPIMRNPKVGAVVNFVGVVRQSGDLDDVIALELEHYPGMTEQTLWTLIEEAAARWQVEAVKIVHRVGRIALGNPVVLVAVAAPHRASAFDACEFLMDFLKTHAPFWKKEIQRSGASEWVETKISDEQAMKRWG; this is encoded by the coding sequence ATGACACCCGCCTCCGATCACCCACCCGCACAGTCCGATGTGCAGGCCAGCACCGACACCCCAGACATCGAGAACACAGCGTTTCAGCCTGAAGGCCGGCAACTGAACATTGCCGCAGGCTTCGAGGTGCGCCTGCAGCGCGTCCCGATTGACATTCAAGCCGAGCTTGAGCCGATCATGCGCAACCCGAAGGTCGGCGCGGTCGTGAACTTCGTAGGCGTCGTAAGACAAAGCGGCGACCTCGACGATGTGATCGCGCTGGAGCTGGAGCACTATCCCGGCATGACCGAGCAGACGCTCTGGACCCTCATTGAAGAAGCGGCGGCGCGTTGGCAGGTCGAAGCCGTGAAGATCGTCCATCGCGTGGGCCGCATTGCGCTGGGCAATCCGGTGGTGCTGGTTGCGGTGGCTGCGCCGCATCGCGCATCGGCGTTCGACGCCTGCGAGTTTCTGATGGACTTTCTCAAGACTCACGCACCGTTCTGGAAGAAGGAGATCCAGCGCAGCGGCGCATCCGAATGGGTCGAAACCAAAATCAGCGACGAGCAAGCCATGAAGCGCTGGGGATAA